The proteins below come from a single Isoptericola dokdonensis DS-3 genomic window:
- a CDS encoding ribokinase, whose amino-acid sequence MPSIVVVGSVNADIVTRVAAPPLPGETVLADSMAVLPGGKGANQAVAAARLGADVWLVGAVGNGPFAETALLGLRVSGVHLDAVAEVDGSSGVALVTVAADGENSIVVVPGANSTVDADVVARHSRLLAEAGVVVVQAEIPVSGIEAAARAATGRVLLNLAPVVPLDPEVLALADPLVVNAGEARRLLDDAGRPVPDAPFAVVEGLLELGPRSVVLTMGAAGAVVAEPAADGGAPVVVPSPHVRAVDTTGAGDAFVGALAWRLLAGDTLADAARTAVRAGAYSVTTHGAQPSFPTADDVLPG is encoded by the coding sequence ATGCCCTCGATCGTGGTCGTCGGATCCGTCAACGCCGACATCGTCACGCGCGTCGCCGCGCCGCCCCTGCCGGGGGAGACGGTGCTCGCCGACTCGATGGCGGTGCTGCCCGGCGGCAAGGGGGCCAACCAGGCGGTCGCGGCGGCGCGGCTCGGTGCGGACGTCTGGCTCGTGGGCGCCGTCGGGAACGGCCCCTTCGCGGAGACCGCCCTCCTCGGCCTGCGGGTGTCCGGGGTCCACCTGGACGCCGTCGCCGAGGTGGACGGCAGCTCCGGCGTCGCGCTCGTCACGGTCGCCGCGGACGGCGAGAACTCCATCGTCGTCGTCCCCGGCGCGAACTCCACCGTGGACGCCGACGTCGTCGCCCGGCACTCCCGGCTGCTCGCCGAGGCGGGCGTCGTGGTCGTCCAGGCGGAGATCCCCGTGTCCGGGATCGAGGCCGCCGCCCGCGCGGCGACCGGCCGCGTCCTGCTCAACCTCGCGCCGGTCGTCCCGCTCGACCCGGAGGTGCTCGCCCTCGCCGACCCGCTCGTCGTCAACGCGGGCGAGGCCCGCCGGCTGCTCGACGACGCCGGACGGCCCGTGCCCGACGCGCCGTTCGCCGTCGTCGAGGGCCTCCTGGAGCTCGGGCCGCGGTCCGTCGTGCTCACGATGGGCGCGGCGGGCGCCGTCGTCGCCGAGCCCGCCGCCGACGGCGGGGCGCCGGTCGTCGTGCCGTCGCCGCACGTCCGCGCCGTCGACACGACCGGGGCGGGCGACGCGTTCGTCGGGGCGCTGGCCTGGCGGCTGCTCGCCGGCGACACCCTCGCCGACGCCGCGCGCACCGCCGTGCGCGCGGGCGCCTACTCCGTCACCACGCACGGCGCGCAGCCGTCGTTCCCGACGGCCGACGACGTCCTGCCGGGCTGA